A part of Apostichopus japonicus isolate 1M-3 chromosome 10, ASM3797524v1, whole genome shotgun sequence genomic DNA contains:
- the LOC139975355 gene encoding uncharacterized protein: protein MDTFQLWIYLYLTAGLLLSANVTSGQAVVKFVGNSTCLKVACIPRYVDCESEDPTLPMLTAEQLADLELAEQERATATFVSEGMERFLATGLAYEDDPMPFQPIEFTERQKIILQRFHRRGLLRQRSEVFRSAEADRPKRQTGTLQCCLTSSNRVPLIFAKKANGDLVQVVQVGNMGQYFEDVRLCGQQANPAVNCNVVCRPTLIMYPAIIVRLTAPYSFQQEQISVSTCTAHEQTNQ, encoded by the exons ATGG ATACATTCCAGCTATGGATATATCTCTACTTGACGGCTGGACTTCTGTTATCAGCGAACGTTACGTCAGGCCAAGCGGTCGTAAAGTTCGTAGGTAACAGCACGTGTCTCAAGGTTGCTTGCATCCCTCGTTATGTCGATTGCGAATCAGAGGACCCGACGTTACCCATGTTAACGGCAGAGCAACTCGCAGATCTAGAATTAGCGGAACAGGAGAGAGCAACCGCCACTTTTGTCAGCGAGGGGATGGAACGGTTTCTTGCAACCGGACTAGCGTACGAAGATGATCCAATGCCCTTCCAGCCGATTGAGTTCACAGAGAGGCAGAAAATTATCTTGCAAAGATTCCACCG AAGAGGTCTTTTAAGGCAACGATCAGAAGTGTTTCGTTCAGCCGAAGCGGACAGACCAAAGAGACAGACGGGAACGCTGCAATGTTGCTTAACCTCGAGCAACCGAGTCCCTCTAATCTTCGCAAAGAAAGCAAACGGAGACCTCGTCCAAGTCGTTCAG GTTGGAAATATGGGACAGTACTTTGAAGACGTTCGTCTTTGTGGACAACAGGCAAACCCGGCAGTAAATTGCAATGTTGTTTGTAGACCCACACTCATCATGTACCCGGCTATTATCGTGAGACTCACGGCACCTTATAGCTTTCAGCAAGAACAAATATCAGTCTCAACGTGCACTGCACACGAACAGACAAACCAATGA